The following coding sequences lie in one Hypanus sabinus isolate sHypSab1 chromosome 20, sHypSab1.hap1, whole genome shotgun sequence genomic window:
- the LOC132378637 gene encoding C-C chemokine receptor type 9-like, whose product MAGADDDQDLTFPTITSTVEYYDYDEESSGMCRKSEVRQFAQYFLPPFYFSVFVLGFVGNVLVVVLYAYYKRIKTMTDVYLLNLAIADILFLCTLPFWALNAISGWIFGNFMCKTANSIYKINFFSCILLLSCISIDRYIAIVKAVKARALKKKMLLQSKLTSLIVWVIAVLLSLPEFCFSLQDEVQRSCFTDYPEKNLKATGFAVQVAAGFFLPFTVMTVCYSMIVWKLLRARNFQKHRAIKVIGAVVAVFVLSQLPYNSIMIMKAMDAINITITDCQTVKNLDIATQITQCIAFLHSCLNPLLYAFIGVKFRKDLLKIMKDIGCVRTLTKPQQNSCKFSPDYSESEMTGTFSL is encoded by the coding sequence ATGGCCGGAGCTGACGATGACCAAGATTTAACCTTCCCAACCATCACCAGTACCGTAGAGTATTATGACTATGATGAAGAATCAAGTGGAATGTGCAGAAAATCAGAAGTCCGACAATTTGCTCAATATTTTCTTCCACCTTTCTACTTCTCTGTGTTTGTTTTAGGGTTTGTGGGGAATGtcttggttgttgtgttgtatgCTTACTACAAGAGAATAAAAACCATGACAGACGTTTACCTCCTAAACCTCGCTATTGCTGACATCCTCTTCCTCTGTACTTTGCCATTTTGGGCACTGAATGCAATATCCGGATGGATCTTTGGAAACTTTATGTGCAAAACAGCTAACAGCATTTATAAGATCAACTTCTTCAGCTGCATCTTGTTGTTGTCTTGCATCAGCATTGACCGTTACATCGCTATTGTGAAAGCAGTGAAGGCACGGGCTTTAAAGAAAAAAATGCTTCTTCAGAGCAAGTTAACCTCTCTAATTGTCTGGGTGATTGCTGTACTGTTGTCTCTGCCAGAGTTTTGCTTCAGCTTACAGGATGAAGTCCAGAGAAGCTGCTTTACAGACTATCCAGAGAAGAACCTGAAAGCTACAGGGTTTGCAGTTCAGGTTGCTGCAGGATTTTTCCTGCCTTTTACTGTCATGACAGTTTGCTACTCCATGATTGTTTGGAAGCTTCTCCGGGCCAGAAACTTTCAAAAGCATCGAGCTATAAAAGTGATAGGGGCTGTGGTAGCTGTCTTTGTCCTCTCTCAGTTGCCATACAACAGCATCATGATCATGAAAGCCATGGATGCGATCAATATTACAATAACCGACTGCCAAACCGTCAAGAACCTGGACATTGCCACCCagattacacagtgcattgctTTCCTGCACTCCTGTCTGAACCCACTGCTGTATGCATTTATAGGAGTAAAATTCCGAAAAGATTTGTTGAAAATCATGAAAGATATAGGCTGCGTCAGGACCTTAACCAAACCACAGCAGAACTCTTGTAAATTCTCTCCTGATTATTCAGAAAGTGAAATGACAGGGACATTTTCCTTATAA